A stretch of Aedes aegypti strain LVP_AGWG chromosome 2, AaegL5.0 Primary Assembly, whole genome shotgun sequence DNA encodes these proteins:
- the LOC110676057 gene encoding uncharacterized protein LOC110676057, translating to MELTPEEWQQPMDLSARRSEYTPPLYSTIKPKITDSNRESRKKRCPVTYTEPALLKALDEIKNKTNSIYSAAKSYGIPRTTIQYRLSDEYKHRGTRGPHTVFAAEEEEQIVSWLRDKESKGHPITISSLQFKVKSFLKAHPRTTPFVDDLPGKTWIRLFLRRHPELSLRTPESVTLASSRVSEKDIRLWFSRVYSYLLDNNLTEILKDPSRILNGDESGFSLNPVPKKVIGSTGNKNVSFVETTCSKTNITVMFSFAADGSVIPPDVILPQKRLSREILRSFPSNWGIGTSENGWMDTKNFTLYIKKILYPALKKKGTKFPVIYFVDGHSSHTALEAADVCNELGIILIALFPNATRILQPADVAIFRPLKISWAKTLDTWRTNQPGQGVSLTTFGPLLERAMNESFKKSTIINGFSTCGLFPYNPNAIDYSKCIPGHSQRNLESLTTSNDLGETEDLNESFSKRSNVLVKDINETAFSAGHIDDSVLSMHSESIHNPHELVSVSQNVLSTALDLVGLSKITYLIDHEDELAHDDRALLYIYRNILALGSSAVFNETPSNLVDLCTNPSKPVELLTDVVMVPDVDFETSMCTSDAGGPKSSITNIENETLFCSANGSELSTNQQAGSKRDNVNPWEPIDAELSLELDDNNTNSANSSLLKKFLTLPQTPKREKKHRNYKNKKLYSVLTAAEQLEELNGIEKMKEETAKLRVEKLERRMKKKLEAEEEKKIRQQRIKYRNIQREAEKIKQNETKQKKAEEKQIKQELKRKQKAEMEEKKKIKMQSKRLKTDAIKPRQPLSAKSPYENGSDELLTIDPTENDQSFFELSEQEELDAILGLG from the exons AATATACACCGCCGTTGTACTCTACGATTAAGCCAAAAATCACAGACTCTAATCGTGAATCGCGTAAAAAGCGATGTCCAGTCACTTACACGGAGCCTGCTCTGTTGAAAGCGCTGGATGAGATAAAAAACAAAACGAATTCTATTTATTCGGCAGCAAAAAGTTATGGAATCCCTCGTACAACCATCCAGTACCGTTTAAGCGATGAATACAAACACAGAGGAACACGAGGACCACATACGGTATTTGCAGCCGAAGAAGAAGAGCAAATAGTATCGTGGCTGAGGGATAAAGAAAGCAAAGGTCACCCTATAACTATTAGTAGCCTGCAGTTTAAAGTGAAGAGTTTCTTGAAGGCACATCCAAGAACAACGCCGTTCGTTGATGATTTACCAG GAAAAACGTGGATCAGGTTATTTCTGAGACGTCATCCGGAGTTAAGCCTACGAACTCCTGAATCTGTGACGCTGGCAAGCTCAAGGGTGTCTGAAAAAGATATCAGATTATGGTTCAGCCGAGTCTACAGCTATTTATTGGATAATAATCTGACCGAGATCCTAAAGGACCCCTCAAGAATCCTTAACGGGGATGAGTCCGGCTTCAGTTTGAACCCTGTGCCGAAAAAGGTTATAGGGTCAACTGGAAATAAGAATGTGTCTTTCGTAGAGACGACATGCAGCAAAACGAACATCACTGTTATGTTTTCGTTCGCTGCAGATGGAAGTGTAATCCCTCCTGACGTCATCCTCCCTCAAAAGCGTTTGAGTCGAGAGATACTCCGTTCGTTTCCTTCGAATTGGGGCATAGGAACATCGGAGAACGGTTGGATGGACACTAAGAATTTTACTCTGTATATAAAGAAAATACTGTATCCTGCTCTGAAGAAAAAAGGGACAAAATTTCCTGTGATCTATTTTGTGGACGGACATAGCTCACATACGGCATTGGAAGCTGCTGATGTTTGCAACGAGTTAGGAATAATTTTGATAGCGCTTTTCCCTAACGCGACTCGTATCCTTCAACCTGCTGATGTGGCCATATTTCGGCCACTTAAAATCAGCTGGGCCAAAACTTTGGATACTTGGCGTACTAATCAACCAGGACAAGGCGTTTCACTGACTACTTTCGGACCCCTATTGGAGAGAGCAATGAACGAATCGTTTAAGAAAAGCACGATTATCAACGGTTTTTCGACTTGCGGGCTCTTTCCTTACAACCCGAATGCAATCGACTATTCTAAATGCATCCCAGGTCACTCGCAGCGCAACCTGGAAAGTCTCACGACGAGCAATGATCTTGGAGAAACGGAGGATCTAAATGAGTCGTTTTCGAAAAGGAGCAACGTACTCGTTAAGGACATAAATGAAACTGCATTCTCAGCTGGCCACATTGATGATAGTGTTCTATCAATGCACTCAGAATCCATTCATAACCCGCACGAGCTTGTTAGCGTATCCCAAAATGTCCTTAGCACTGCCCTAGACTTGGTGGGTTTGTCAAAGATAACTTACCTTATCGATCATgaggatgagttggctcatgaCGATAGGGCATTGTTATATATATATCGAAACATATTAGCATTGGGCAGTTCAGCAGTCTTCAACGAAACCCCTTCAAATCTAGTCGATTTGTGTACAAATCCATCGAAACCAGTTGAGCTGTTGACGGATGTGGTTATGGTACCGGATGTTGATTTCGAGACTTCCATGTGTACGAGCGATGCCGGGGGACCGAAATCTAGCATAACAAACATTGAAAACGAAACGCTATTCTGCAGTGCTAATGGCAGTGAACTATCAACCAATCAGCAGGCTGGGTCTAAACGTGACAATGTCAACCCATGGGAGCCCATTGATGCGGAATTGTCCCTTGAACTCGAtg ataacaatacaaatagTGCCAACTCATCTCTACTGAAAAAATTCTTAACTTTGCCTCAAACACCAAAGCGGGAGAAGAAGCACCGtaattataaaaacaaaaaattgtacAGTGTTCTCACTGCCGCAGAGCAACTGGAGGAGTTGAACGGTATTGAGAAGATGAAGGAAGAGACCGCAAAGCTAAGGGTGGAAAAGTTGGAGAGACGGATGAAGAAAAAACTTGAagcagaagaagagaagaaaatcAGACAGCAACGCATAAAATATCGAAACATTCAGCGAGAAGCggagaaaattaaacaaaatgaaACCAAGCAGAAGAAAGctgaagaaaaacaaataaaacaagagCTTAAACGGAAGCAGAAAGCAGAAATGGAAGagaaaaagaaaattaaaatgcaATCGAAGAGGCTGAAAACGGATGCGATAAAACCTCGTCAGCCTCTTTCGGCTAAATCTCCTTATGAAAATGGGTCTGATGAATTGCTGACCATAGATCCAACCGAAAACGATCAATCTTTTTTTGAGCTTTCGGAGCAGGAAGAACTTGATGCCATTCTTGGCTTGGGATAG